The nucleotide window GTATTGACTTTGGAGCACATGACTAGGTATTTCATATTCACAAACAACTTTAACATGATGAGTAATTGACTTACCACTTTTGACCACAAACATCTTAGTTTAGTATATTACAAAGTATACAAACACTAAGGGTCTCACCTGTAAGGATCTATCAATAAATCATacaagtaatttgattatccGAGCATAATACATATAGTCATTTATGCGATTGTTTAATAAAATGTCTATTCATGCATAAGGATATTTAGGTCACATAGGACTTTTTGGCTTGTAACGTTTTGAGGCTTAGGACAAGTATGCACTTCAGAAATAGTAAGCATCAAAAGGGTTACAAACacgaaaatagtttggcacattgTATTGATCCCTGTTCTTCCTCCCATAGTGACCCTTACCCACTCACCGCCTaatttctccttctctcaccttcGCTGTGACTTTTTCACTTTTCTTTTTCAATCCATCTCACTCACAAATTTTTTCGCTTTTTAAAGACTTTTCCTACTCGTATagattttctttttgaattctTCTTTTTGTTTTGCACTTTCAGGCTACCCTATAGTTCCCATATGACACCAATCTTTCCTATTTTACTCTATTTTTACAAAGTCTATCGTGATGTATCTACTTACCCCTCAATACATAAGATGAGACATCTACAATCGTACAGTGCAGTACCGAAGAAAAAGGGcaaataaaaattaatgttttcAAGCTTGGGTTTTGTAATAATATTCATCAAGAAGTGTTAACAGGCTCAAAAATCGATACTAAAGGTGAATAAATATAAATCAACTTTTTGGCTCTAGGTATgttccaaacaatgccttagtTCATCCTTTAAACATCTCAGTATACACAAATTTAATCAACAaactcaaattcaaccatttgtcATTCATACTAGCATGTTCATTTCCTTGTATTTTCTATATTAATTGCTTAATGCCTATTTACAGTGTAACATGTAGAACTTAGTAATctaataatcaaaattttaaaatcacttAACATTATGCTAAATTTATTTGTAAACACAAGCAACCTATgaacatgctcctaaccaatcacttttatttctacaagctcaagaacACAAAACACAAGGAAAAATTTAGCACAAATTTTCTATGTTAGCCCCCACACTTTAGTTGACACTGTaataacccgatttagggcctagtcaaaatagtggttttgaatcCATGAATCTGACGTAGTAAAAcctatttttattacatttttatggtctacagttttatgaaGTGATtccgtgaaaattttgttcgaaaattttgacgtttgagcactcaatttagcaaaaaggactaaattgtgaaaagtgaaaaagttgatttCTACATGCTAGAAGattctaattgttatgaaattttaaattgaaggtccttagatggtaattagaccatttgttaagttagacaaaaatggacatgaattaagagaaattttatgttttaagttaggggcattttggtcatttggctaataaatgaattaaaaatcaaattaaaagccaatttttgtccatattcttcCCATGGCCGAAATTCTCAAGGGGGAACCATAGCTAAGGCTTGttcatcttccaagctcgattgtaagtccgttctagccccgcttttaatgatttttattttttgagatccttgtaacctaatctagctatttcaaggactaatttgaaaggaAATCAAAGTATAATTTTTTACCCATGAAGAATATTTgttcattttgatgtctaatggtagaaaatgtatgttagatgtaagataaacatagcatgtgtaagagtctagctatacatgccataaatgaactgtgatagtgtgatgaatcctaacaattttaaattgtgttttagcatattaaatggatcccaatcaagcTGAGGTTGATGACATTGAAAGTAATGTGTCGGTTCCTACTCAAGGGGCAGCGGTGTCTGACAGTAGACCCCTAACGGTTGGTCAGGGAGAAGGGGGTAGGGAAGCcattctccacatgatgaataagTGGTGTACGAAATTTGTTCGACAAATTCGAATgcccaacctcctccacccccacctattcctcgatCGGTTCCCGTAGCTCCAGAAGGTATGGAATTTGTAAGAATGAATAAGCCCCTGGTTGATAAGATCCGAAAGCATAGGGTTGAAGATTTAAGAGCTAGTGTGGAAAATGATCCCGAGAGAGccgaattttggcttgaaaactccatcagggtatttgatgctCAATGTGTATCTTATAAAAATATAAGGAAAGAAATTACCCGATTGATCATGATCGCTCCGCCTACTAATGGTGGGTTCTTCCTTCTTTGCTTGTGCAAAGCTCGAATTGTTTCTTTCTCCTTTGTGTGGGGTTCCTACatagaaaatcataaacaaacaaaaaaacaaaacaacTAATTTTGTTTCTTATCCTACTCCTAAaaagttaaattaaaattatccGAAAATTTAATGCAAATcttttaaaaatagaattttaacAAAGTTCAATCATCCTCTTCATCGTCCCATTGTAGCGACTGCCTCATTTCCATCTGGGCTTTTCCTTTTCCCAAGGCATATTCTTGGCTCAAGCTCTTGATCGGTTGTTTAACGTCATAACAATAATGTGCAAGCATACACTATCGATGTAAGTATAGTAGATAGATGTGAGTCTATCGGATATTGATCCAACAGAGATAGgtgtcttttgtctattaatgtcaGTACAATAACTAGATATAAATGAGATGAATTGTGAGGATAGTTTTTGATGTAATaactttaaaaacaataaaaaaaatatgatgATGATAAACTAGGATCCCCAATGTAACAGCCTGATCTAGATTCTAGTAGGAACGGTGgcttcaggaccacgaatccaagccaaaaaaatatttcaaaattattttctgtgtttattatgtgtgaatttgtatgtgtgaaattttcgtgctttaattttgtcattcgagtgcccgattaaataaaatgacttaatcgcataaaatgaaaaattgatggttATTTGTATAAAGGTCGAATTGCTATTGTCTTATTAATTTGAAGTACCTaagatgtaattagaccatgggaTTATGGTGTGTACAGCAATGACCTTAGAATATGTgttatgtttatttattaataaagggtaaaaatgtaaaatgattaatatgtataataaaacataaaaaattataatatggtTTTATATTATCATGTTCttctaaaataacaaaataagaagaaaagaaaaacaaacctAGGTTCGGCCactttccaagcttgattcaaggttcgtttttactcagtttttgataatttttatgtttttgagatcgttgcttcgaatactatccgacccatgctagaatttctgattttgatgaatattttgagttatgccattgaggaatatttgtgttttgtgatgtttgatgataaattatggaagatatgttttggattaatatgttttgtattggaatttttgatgaatttgagtaattagggctaaattgcaaaaaatagtaaattgaaggactaaaatgcaaaataaatgaaatgtgtgtattTGTATGTACTAGAGGAACATTCGGACTAAGTATGTTACatggagattttgtgtattttgtgttttatgcaattagcactaatttgtaaaagtatgaaatatcaggggtaaaatggtaattttcccgtttatgtgttgttggatttaattgaatgaaattgtgtttgaatgagattaatttgaaattgtatagatcaagaataaaagaaatcggacttggatcggggaaaaacgaaaatagtcgaatagtcgatttacatcgttcgtagatatccgaggtaagtctttaagcaattaaacattgttaattttaaatgtaaCTTCATTTAATATTCTGATTTTGAATTCATAGATTTATAGTAAAGTGAgccgaatatgattaagcatggaaataatgtatttgattttaattcgactgagttataacatttgaaagtccatatgaactatatggaatatctggaattttcgatatatgaattgttatgagacagctttataatagtgatattcaggctttgagcttagcaagccttgtgctggtgaatttaatcaggctttatgcctagcaggcttattgccggtattgccggtgtataaaaatcagaccttgagtctagcaagccttgtgtcggtgtgagatacaggcttaggcctagcaggctttacGCTGGTGAACTATTATAAGTCTATGCTTAAAGGACTTTATGCTGATGTGTTAATTGAATACATTAaacgagctaaaatgatcaggtacgtgatagttggttacctatttgaaaatagggTGAAAAAatttcttgatatgtgatgaaaaagGATTCATGAAGTTGTTGTAGTATATGTGTTAATATGAGAGATATATTTGGCCTTATAGTTGTATATGATATAATGTTAAACTTTGAGTGATGAatatatgtctataaatatatatgtatattcgattATATAAGACAATATGGTTTTGAAATTTGAGAATATATTAATGatgtatacatgtatattcggccaaagagagaTTTtcttatgaaagtatatgttatatatgtatggaattaaaagcttgaaattaaatgttttatGCATTAATTGATTAATTTAGTTATGGCTTACAAAGCTAaggtagcttactctgtgtttttgttactctgttttatagattttgaagtaagttacgagctcggggatcgtcagtgaagtcatccacactatcgtcaatcttcggtacttttaaaagtcttatttcgagtttatggcatgtataggctaatatgtattttgtccgatcttggatatgtataatttcagccatgcgaatatggcttaacttttaagtttgaatttggttatgtttggtcATGGTTTAATCcattttggttataatgctatatgttatgaatgaatggtatatgtgattAGTGTTATACGTTTTGGAAATGGCTTGATAATAGTTGGTGAACTTGATTGTGGTTGATGAGTCAGTCATGGTGTATATAAATTTTCTTAAGTATGGTTAGATGATTCGGTTTTGGTTGGGTATAGATAaagtatatatatgaaattggttgttatgtttgatataaatgttaatatgtgaatgagcattaGATGATATATATACTTAAGTTCAAATATGGTAATGGTTTATTATGATATGTTATGTCTTGTAAAGGTCTAGTAATTTGGCTTAATAGAGGATCAAGATGTTTATTGTATACATGTACATGTGTATGTGTGAGTAATCGAATGATTCTTGTCATTATGATTCAGTTTGTAATGGAAATGTATATGAATATATTATGTTTATGTGGTTGGTAAAATAAGTACATTTAATGAAGATAAATATTGAGTTGGTATTAGGTATGTTTTGTTAGTAAATTGCATATTTAATAAGtaacaagtatatatatatatatatatatatatccgttTTCATGTATGTAATTGGTAAACTTCTAGTTTAAGATTGAATGGTGGAATTGGTATGACTTAAATGTTTAATGAAATATTTGTGATCATTTGTGAAGTTGATAATGCCATATATGCTCAGGGATAAAATGCATTGTGATACTATTTAATTAGTTAAATATGCGCACATATAGAATTAAGAAATATAAtgtttgaattttatttattggtATTCGCTTATCAATAAAGTAATGAACCTGTGATTCGTATATACAATATGTTTTACaatgtatgtttaatatttaattagttatatgctctacatatatatatgaatatgacctATGTTAAAATAAGAATGTTCGGAATTGCACTTATGTTCAGTAATGCTTCGTGACCCTAGTCTGGCgaaggatacgggttagggatgttacacccAACATAAATCTTCAGtagaatactaagtgctcacaaggtataaaaatATAGCTGATTGTCGATACAATAAAATTCAATGCATATCTTACTTGGCATTACTCCTTTATTTAATCTAAGACTCAACCATGCATATTAACCTGACCTTCCGATGATGGCAGTATGGCACTATTAAGAAAAAGTGGACTAAATTCCTTTAATCCTCACTCAACTTCCAttgtaatgcttgttggctcAAATTAACACTGCACTTTCCAGTGTTCGTGACTGCAATAACACTTCCGTGTTAAAAGAACATTCAAACCCTAAGATTAAACAATAAAAGCAAGATTAAATAAGAAAACATTTCACCAAAAGTTCATCAGTATTTCTATGCAATCATAAAGCAGATAGTAATCACTagcatttagaaagaaataagaaCGAATCAAATGGAGAATACTATCCCTAGACAACTTGACTGAATCTCTCTATTCCCTCTTGTTGCGCACTTAGGTCTCCTTGTCAGGAGCTAGTCTACATCTTGTTTTCATGTTGACTCACCCATGAGAGGTTTAAGCTGCCATGGCTGCAAGCTCCAAGGTCggatgatgaagatgatgatagagagaaaaaaaaaactcaatgagGCCCTTTTTCTTCTCATGTCCACCTTTTATGTCCTCTCCCATAGTACAGGTGTCCTTTCCCTAAAATTATTCTGTCATTGTTCATACAGGTTGGTTATACTAAACTGGATAGCTCATGCAATTTTGGTTCTTATTCAGACAGTTGTCAAGTATGGTGACAATTCTAAACGTAATCTAGAATTAACCCATGCAGCGACATTGTGGACATTTATCTACTATGCCAACAATTCTGGATGCAATCTGGAATTAACTCATGCGGCGGCATTAATGCAATAAGAtagcaaaattaaggataaaataggctcattgagttataaaatgcaatttactaaactaaaaatgctaaaatgtatgctaaagataactaaataggaacaatttaaccaataagtacgGGGAAGACCTATGTTCTTTCTAATGctatcacacccccaaacttgagtttttacttgtcctcaagtaaaacagAAACTAGTAAGGTtacaaaaatttttattaaggcaaatgatcattctagcaacttgaaCCCTTTAAATTCCCATTGGATTAATCACATTCAAATGAAAGAATATTACATTGACAATTCATAAGCATGAATGAATAAGGTTGCAACTTCATCATTGCTAGCATCATGCTTCAAACCCTAAGTTTTATCTACCATTACAGCATTGATTGTATAATactaagtatatatatacatttttttttagaataaggGATATAGTTGCATTACTATACCCTTGTTCCTGAGAAGTAACGATGGGGTGCAACAAACCCCCAAGGAGTACGTAATTGCACCGACACAAACTCATGTAGTGACAGCCTTTAGCTAGATTTATTTTTCTAATGCTGGTATTGGAGTGTTCCTTTTTTAACCTTCCATACTACACCCACTTTGGAGTGTCTCTACTTTataactatatatacatatataagcagTTGTACAAAGCAGATTCATTCAAGATTTAAAGAATGATAGCTGTCATCCATTTCTAATGCAACCTAATCCATTCATCAAAAAATTGAAGCTACAACATTCTGTCAAATTCATCCAACTCATTCATTGCTAATTTACATGATTCAAGAATTAAGCATCAAAtgtaacaaaaaaaatcaaacaatTTCCATTAACTATAATTAAACCTTGCATGCCTCATTTTCGAAAAcaaaaattgtgaaatgtgggtGCATTACCAAGCCTCATGTACATTCCCCCTAACTTTAAGTTTGCATTGTCCCCAATGCACTAACACAAAAATGTAATGACAATGAAAATGCAATGACAATGTatacttatcaaaataaaacCTATAATTACATGTAATGCATGAATACTATAACTAAAACTTAAAACAAACTTGCTCAGTTATTTGTAGCCGTCGATGTGGCTACATGATGTTTCTTTTCCTCATTTTATTCTCCtcattctttcatttttttatccttggagtgcttcatttccttttctttgggCATTGCACCGTCCTCGGATTGCTCTTCAGTTCCTGGCTCAGCCCCAACATCATCGGCTACTATTTTTGTAGGAGAGGCCACTTGGAGTGGTCCTGTGTAGACCACTATTACCCATGAATTGCATTGCTCCTCACTGTTGACATCAACAACTTTCATTGGTCTTGCTCCAGTTCACTCGAAAGTATCAATATTTGCACCTATAGACTCGAGTGCGGTGACAACCTTCTTAACAAAATCTTgttcctctttttctttctcatttttaGCAACTTTCTCTTCTTCAGCAAGAACTTCCTCTTTTGCAACAACTTCTGCTTCTGCGGCATCAACTTCCTTTTCAACAACAGTGTCTTCTTTATCAGCAAAAATACCATCCTCAAATAAGCTATCAATCTTTCGTAAGCATTCTTCAATGTCCCTAGATTCCTCTTTTTTCTCATTATCGAAGACCTGCACAATGGGTAGGGATGCCATCGGGCTATCTCAGTCTTCTAAGTCATTATTCGAGGAAGAGAGGTCATAATTGTGAATGATTGGTGGAAAGACAGGGAATTTCGGTAGTAGGGATAGGCTCAGTTGGTATAATGTGGTTACAATAGAACTATTCCAAGCTCTGGTATAAGCATAAAACAAATTATAGGATCTCTCTATATCTTCTACTGTAGCGACAAGCTTGATCTAACTGTTGTTGATGGAATTTACCATTTTTTCGGCATTCTTCAGTTTGTGCCACAAAGATGTCTCTGTATTCAGGTTAATTCTTTTGCTGTTGACTTTGGCTTTGCCCTTTCTTGTCTTGCTAGTCTCCACCCCCTTCAGTATCGGCGTGTCCTTACCTCGAGTCATTCTTTCTACAGAAGCTTTATTGATTGGGCCATTATTTTCCAAGATTTCCTCACCAGCATGGGGCATAATTCCTCTTTGTTGGCACAATAACATCACCAGTGATGGGAAAACTAATATCCTAGTTTGGCTTATGGCGCAGTCAGCTATTTCTTGGTGAAGTATTGCACCCACATCAATTTTTTGGCCCTTGACGATAGAATGTATCAGACACATTTTGTCTAGGGTGACTGTGGTACTGTGAGTGGAGGGCTTTAGTCTGCAGTTGACAAAATGAAACCAAATTTTACCTTCCAGCGTCAGGAAGGGATGGTGCATCATATAGTTCTTTTGATGGGAACCTATCCAAATTGCTCCCTCGACACACAAGTCTCTCACCAACAGGTCTCGTTTTTCATATGTGATGCCATCCATGAACTCGAAGTGTTCATCGACATCGACCTTGGTGTTGTATAGCTCGTTGAAGTTTGCGGCGTCCCATGGTAGTAAACCTtttcaaacaaaaataaattcTAACTCATGATCGTAGAGATTAGCATAGAACTCAAGTACCAATGAAGGCGAGTAGCTTCTAGGATGGTTGCAAAAATTTTCCCACTTTAACTTCGAGATGGTTTTGGAGACTTGTTTACCCAAATCTTGTTGTGGCAAAAGAGAAATGCCCTGCTTGGGATGAAATTTGTGCTTCAATATATTGTTGTGAAATCATTCCTTTGGCGCTTTATTTAAAAAGACTATTGGCTTCTTTGCCTGCACTGGCCTGGGGGATTCTGACTCACGGGCTGTGGTAGAAGAGGATGCTTGTCCCCTAGTAGATTTGGTGGCTTTCTTGATTGAACTTCTTATTTTTGCCATCCTTTCTTAAAGGAAACGATTTAAAGGTAAAAAGATaagattttaaaaaagaaaagaaataaaaatggttGCTTGAATGCGTTACAGTCGGAACAGTAAGGGAGAATTTATAGTGAGTGATAGAAGAAGATGGAAAGGCGTGTTATTTTGTGGAGAGATATAAAGCTGGCAGGAAGAGTTGTGTCCAATAGAAATTGTGCCTTCTTATAAGGATCAAACGGCTGAGTGAGTTTTGATCCCATAGTGGAATCTGACTTTCTCTGAATTCTGAGGAGCTATAAATGGTAGTTCAGACCTATGGAATGCACTGACAGAAAGACTTCAATGCATCGACAATGGTACCTAATTATTCtaaaaaaataaggaaaaattttttaacaaaacataaataaaataaaataaaatcacggAGTAcagattaaaaattaaaacttttcaaccaATTTAATGGTATCTACCTACTTTTGATCATTGTTGCCAAAAGAGTTTTCAGCCTCTATCCATTTACTTTGAGCTGGTGTTAATCACATAAATCTGAAATTGTGACTACACCATGAGGAAATACGCTAAAAACTTCAAAAGGTCCCGACCACTGTGAATGCAATTCATCTAGGTGCAATTTGAGTCgagaattgaataataaaacctGTTGACCTACGATAAATTGTCACTATGAAATAATCTTGTCATGCCATCATTTGGTATTTTCCTTGTAAATAGTAGCATTTTCATAAGCATTTCTCCTAATCTCCTCTAGCTCAGTGATATCCAACAATCTTTTCTTTCTAGCCGCATCATAGTCCATGTTCACTTGCTTAATTGCCCACATTGCTTTGTGTTTCAGTTTGAGTGGAAAGTGACATGCTTTCCCAAAAACCAATTGATACATCGACATCCCTAAAGGAGTTTTGTATGCTATCTGCAATGTCCATAAAGCGTCATCCAATCGGAAAGACCATCCTTTCCTCGAAGGGTTTACAACCTTCTAAAGAATGTTCTTAATTTTTCGATTCGATGCTTTGGCTTGTCCATTGGTTTGTAGATGATAAGTAGTAATCATTCTATGATTAACTTCATATCTTTTAAGTTCACTCGCCACTAGGTTGCAATGAAAGTGTGTACCTTGATCACTAACCAATGCCTTTAGTGTGCCAAATAAGGTGAGTATATGCTTGTGAAAACCTTTTATCACTGTCTTTGCATCATCCTTTGGAACTGCAACAGCTTCCACCCACTTCGAGATGTAGTCAATAGCTACTAATATATACAGATTTCCAAATGAACTCAGAAACAGTCCCATAAAATCCATACCCCGAACAATGAATAATTCAACCTCCATAGTTGACTATTATAACATTTCATTACATCGAGATATAGAACCGATACGGGTCACCTATTACATTGATTCAAAAAATTATGGGTGTCTCTGAATAATATCGACCAGTAGAATCCTGATTGGAGAAATTTAGTAGCAGTTCTCATACCACCGAAATGACCGCCATAAGGAGCATCATGACAATGCTTCAGGATTGAAAGCATCTTTTCTTCCAGAACACAACATCGAATAATGTTGTCATTGCATACCTTGAATAAATATAGCTCATTCCAATGATACTTCATTACGTCACGAAGAAATCTTTCTTTTCTATGGCCTTTGACACCCAATGGGAGTTTTCCACAAACTCGATAATTAACAAAATCTGCATACCAAGGGGTTGTATCTACAGCAAATAACTTCTCATCTGGGAATGCATTGACAATTTGAAGTATGTTTCCATCTTCCCTGCCAACTTCCAATCGAGAAAGATAGCCTACAACTTGATTCTCTGAACCCTTATGGTCTTTTATCTAGATTCCAAGTTCTTGCAACAGTAATATCCAGCGTATCAGTCTTCGTTTAGCATCCTTTTTCACAAAGAGATATCTCAATGCTTAATTATCAGTGAATATAGTAACCTTTACGCTGATAAGATACGAATGAAACTTGTCAAAAGTAAAGACTATAACCAGAAATTCTTTCTCAGTGGTGGTATAATTGAGTTGAGCCTCTGTaagagttttgctagcataatagatggcGTGAAATATTTTTCCTTGTCGTTGTCGTAGCATTGCACTCACAGCAAAGtcacttgcatcgcacataaCTTCAAAAGGTTGAGATTAATCGGGTGCAACGACAATGGGTGCATTCACTAGCTTCTTTTTTAACTAAATAAAGGCATCTAGACATGTATCATCGAagaagaattttttattttgttccaGCATTAGCATAAAGGCTttgcaattttaaaaaaaaaaatctctaatAAACCATCGGTAAAACCCCGCATGTCCTAAAAAACTGTGAATACCTTTCATGTTTGTTGGTATAGGTAATTTCTCAATGATTTCCACTATAGCTTTGTCCACTTGAATGCCTTGACTAGAGATGCAGCGTCCTAACCCAATCCTTTTAGTTGCCATAAattgacatttttcccaatttaggACAAGATGTGTGTCCTCACATCGCTTTAGTATTTTATCCAAATTGCTAGCGCAATGATCAAAATCATTCACATAgattgagaaatcatccataaacatCTCTAAAGAGTCTTCAATCATATCTGAGAATATTTCCATCATACACCTTTGAAATGTGGCTGGTGCATTGCAAAGACCAAAAGGCATATGGCGAAAAGCGAAAGTACCAAAGGGTAGGTGAAGGTTGTTTTCTTCTGATCCTCCAGTGCAATAGCAATTTGGTTGTACCCAAAATAGCCATTTAAAAAGCATTAATAGGATTTTCCAGCAAGCCGGTCCAGTATTTGGTCGATGAAAGGAAGTGGGAAGTGATCCTTCTTTGTGGCCGATTAAATTTGTGATAATCCATACAAACTTACCATCCTGTAGGAATGTGTGTAAAAATTAATTTGTTCTTATCGTTGCGAATAACAGTGATGCCACTCTTTATAGACACGCATTGCACTGGACTTACACAATTGCTATCAAAAATCGGGTAAATAATTTTAGCATCAAGCCATTTTGTGATTTCTTTCTTCAAAACTTCCTTTATCTTCTCATTTAATCTTCTTTATTGTCTAATCAATTTCTTGCCTTCATCTTCTAACTTGATCTTGTGCATGCAAAAAGAAGGACTAATACCTTAAATATTAGCAATACTCCTAGCAATAGCTCGTTTGTGTTGCTTGAGAATATGGACCAATTTCTCTTATTGAGTTGTATCTAGTGTTGCAGAGACAATAACTGGGAGAGTATTTTGATCACCTAGAAAGACATATTTAAGATGAAGAGGTAGTGGTTTCAATTCTAGAGTAGAAGTTTCTTCAATAGATGGTTTGAAAATTGGGGTTGTTCTATTGGCTAGGTCCAAGGATTCAATCTGCCATCCATGCTTGAGTTCCAGATTATGAGCTTCAATCATGCTGTCATAATTGACTaagaatttggcattagatgTCACTGAAA belongs to Gossypium arboreum isolate Shixiya-1 chromosome 7, ASM2569848v2, whole genome shotgun sequence and includes:
- the LOC108473957 gene encoding uncharacterized protein LOC108473957; this encodes MPFGLCNAPATFQRCMMEIFSDMIEDSLEMFMDDFSIYVNDFDHCASNLDKILKRCEDTHLVLNWEKCQFMATKRIGLGRCISSQGIQVDKAIVEIIEKLPIPTNMKVMCDASDFAVSAMLRQRQGKIFHAIYYASKTLTEAQLNYTTTEKEFLVIVFTFDKFHSYLISVKIKDHKGSENQVVGYLSRLEVGREDGNILQIVNAFPDEKLFAVDTTPWYADFVNYRVCGKLPLGVKGHRKERFLRDVMKYHWNELYLFKSTMEVELFIVRGMDFMGLFLSSFGNLYILVAIDYISKWVEAVAVPKDDAKTVIKGFHKHILTLFGTLKALIAYKTPLGMSMYQLVFGKACHFPLKLKHKAMWAIKQVNMDYDAARKKRLLDITELEEIRRNAYENATIYKENTK